One window of Camelina sativa cultivar DH55 chromosome 4, Cs, whole genome shotgun sequence genomic DNA carries:
- the LOC104783414 gene encoding uncharacterized protein LOC104783414 codes for MPNSPKEVVFSFIYAVNCKYRRHQLWDEIEKLAMDPTINGKPWVAMGDFNQTLNPSESSAGSTRINKCMVDFRQCLLNVGFSDLSYRGNDFIWWNNQEANPLAKKLDRILINDNWLMEFPLAYAYFGDPEMSDHCPCCLRLGAATRTKGPFMVSHFLFQHEEILPRVFEFWNSTFIEGTKMFRFSKKLKLLKRVLKDLNREHYSDLEKRFKEAHSKLAAHQARLLANPSPLLSRLEKQAQKKWLTLALAEEKFLLQRSRVKWATSGDCNTAYFFRMVNSRRGINQIHYLETDSGQRIEEI; via the coding sequence ATGCCTAACTCCCCTAAAGAGGTGGTCTTCTCCTTCATCTATGCTGTAAATTGTAAGTATAGAAGGCACCAACTGTGGGATGAGATAGAGAAGCTAGCTATGGACCCTACTATTAACGGTAAACCTTGGGTTGCAATGGGAGATTTTAATCAAACTCTGAACCCTAGCGAGAGTTCTGCTGGCAGTACAAGGATCAACAAATGCATGGTGGATTTTCGACAATGCCTTCTGAATGTGGGGTTTTCCGACTTGTCTTATAGAGGAAACGACTTTATATGGTGGAACAATCAGGAGGCCAACCCGCTAGCCAAGAAATTAGACCGTATATTAATCAATGATAATTGGCTCATGGAGTTCCCCTTGGCGTACGCCTACTTCGGTGATCCGGAGATGTCGGACCATTGTCCATGCTGCCTAAGACTGGGTGCTGCTACCAGAACCAAAGGGCCTTTTATGGTGTCTCACTTCCTGTTCCAGCATGAGGAAATCCTCCCGCGGGTTTTTGAGTTCTGGAACAGCACCTTCATTGAAGGAACAAAAATGTTCAGATTCTCCAAGAAGCTCAAGCTCCTGAAAAGAGTTCTCAAAGACTTAAACAGAGAACACTACTCGGACCTTGAAAAGCGCTTCAAGGAAGCTCATTCTAAGCTGGCTGCCCATCAAGCAAGACTCTTAGCAAACCCTTCTCCACTTTTATCTAGATTGGAGAAGCAAGCTCAGAAGAAATGGCTTACACTGGCCTTAGCAGAAGAGAAATTTCTCCTCCAACGCTCTCGAGTTAAGTGGGCGACGAGTGGTGACTGCAACACAGCCTACTTCTTCAGAATGGTGAATAGTCGAAGAGGCATAAATCAAATCCACTACCTCGAGACAGACTCTGGTCAGCGTATAGAGGAAATTTAA
- the LOC104779447 gene encoding uncharacterized protein At1g66480, with amino-acid sequence MGNSLGGKKTTKIMKIDGESFKLRTPVTAEEVLKDFPGHVVLDSESVKHYGARSKPLEAKQRLQAKRLYFVVEPVKECPPRRVRSGIHVSAKERLESLMLARRSSSDLSILRPAGGWTTTTSEEEGGAVRVKVRVPKAELERLVKEGATEAEATQKIAALFMAKQNHQEPPHNTEEEPAASVSAATTREVKSRLKRVSFMAEREGGSEITVA; translated from the exons ATGGGTAACAGTTTAGGCGGCAAGAAAACGaccaaaatcatgaaaatagACGGTGAGAGTTTTAAGCTGAGAACTCCGGTGACGGCTGAGGAGGTCTTGAAAGACTTTCCCGGCCACGTTGTGTTAGACTCCGAATCCGTCAAGCACTACGGTGCCCGATCCAAACCACTTGAg GCGAAGCAAAGGTTGCAGGCGAAGCGGCTATATTTCGTGGTGGAGCCTGTTAAAGAGTGTCCACCGAGAAGGGTAAGATCGGGAATCCACGTGAGTGCGAAGGAGAGGCTTGAGAGCCTCATGCTTGCCCGTAGATCCTCTTCAGATCTCTCCATACTCAGACCGGCAGGAGGATGGACGACGACGACgtcagaggaagaaggaggtGCGGTTAGGGTGAAGGTGAGAGTTCCCAAGGCGGAGCTTGAAAGGCTCGTTAAGGAAGGAGCCACGGAGGCCGAAGCCACCCAAAAGATAGCTGCTCTCTTTATGGCCAAACAGAACCACCAGGAACCGCCTCACAATACAGAAGAAGAGCCCGCGGCCTCTGTCTCCGCCGCCACCACGAGAGAAGTCAAATCCCGTTTG